A part of Maniola jurtina chromosome 19, ilManJurt1.1, whole genome shotgun sequence genomic DNA contains:
- the LOC123875272 gene encoding uncharacterized protein LOC123875272 isoform X2 — translation MSSKLTVIVFVTFITIGYGFGIRDIWEYLLGGGIGYGQYGSGYPDGYPGGYPGGYPGQYPYRPEGPPGAHPGCPLCDSSVYSYCSYKHDHDSCCCDDNRYHPYSCRRTDCKFLYANSCKEYHLISNCCCVDVQKNAVPVAPLLAPVIAA, via the exons ATGTCTTCCAAGTTAACTGTTATAGTATTTGTGACGTTTATTACCATTGGATAtg GTTTTGGAATAAGGGACATATGGGAATATTTGTTAGGAGGCGGGATCGGATACGGGCAGTATGGCAGCGGCTACCCGGATGGCTACCCAGGCGGGTATCCGGGCGGGTACCCGGGGCAGTACCCCTACCGGCCGGAAGGGCCGCCGGGCGCTCATCCCGGCTGTCCTCTATGCGACTCTTCGGTGTACAGCTATTGCTCGTACAAGCATGACCACGACTCATGCTGCTGTGATGATAATCGAT ACCACCCGTACTCGTGCCGGCGCACGGACTGCAAGTTCCTGTACGCGAACTCGTGCAAGGAGTACCACCTCATCTCCAACTGCTGCTGCGTCGACGTGCAGAAGAACGCTGTACCCGTCGCGCCACTCCTAGCGCCCGTCATTGCGGCTTAG
- the LOC123875270 gene encoding protein arginine N-methyltransferase 1 produces the protein MESMDVALESTSSASTPATENGPDKNVTAEEMTSRDYYFDSYAHFGIHEEMLKDEVRTLTYRNAMYHNKHLFKGKTVLDIGCGTGILSMFAAKAGAARVIAVECSNIVDYARKIIEANRLSDVIEIVKGKVEEVELPVEKVDIIISEWMGYCLFYESMLDTVLYARDKWLHPDGMLFPDRCTLFICGIEDRQYKDEKINWWDDVYGFDMSSIRKVAISEPLVDVVDAKQVVTNSSLLKEIDLYTVKKEDLNFEAKFHLQVRRNDFIQALVTFFNVEFTKSHKRLGFSTAPEAPYTHWKQTVFYFDEYMTVKKGEEILGTFSMRQNARNNRDLDFEVEISFKGELCQVQEKNHYRMR, from the exons ATGGAAAGCATGGATGTTGCGCTAGAGAGTACTTCATCAGCATCCACGCCCGCGACGGAAAATG GACCGGATAAAAATGTGACAGCGGAGGAAATGACCTCGCGGGACTATTATTTCGATTCTTACGCACATTTCGGCATCCACGAAGAGATGTTGAAAGATGAAGTCCGCACCCTCACGTATAGGAATGCCATGTATCATAATAAGCATCTGTTCAAGGGAAAA ACTGTTCTAGACATAGGATGCGGGACCGGCATCCTGTCGATGTTCGCGGCGAAGGCCGGCGCTGCGCGGGTCATCGCTGTGGAGTGCTCTAACATAGTGGACTACGCCCGCAAGATCATTGAGGCTAATAGACTTAGTGACGTCATAGAAATTGTCAAAGGAAAG GTAGAAGAAGTGGAACTGCCCGTGGAGAAGGTGGACATAATAATATCAGAGTGGATGGGTTACTGCCTGTTTTATGAAAGCATGCTGGACACTGTGCTATATGCCCGCGACAAGTGGCTGCATCCTGATGGCATGCTGTTCCCTGACAG ATGCACACTGTTCATCTGCGGGATAGAGGACCGGCAGTACAAGGATGAGAAGATCAACTGGTGGGACGATGTGTACGGGTTTGACATGTCCTCCATCCGGAAGGTGGCCATTTCCGAGCCCCTCGTCGACGTGGTGGATGCcaaacaa GTGGTAACAAACTCCAGTCTGCTTAAAGAAATAGATTTATATACGGTTAAGAAAGAAGATCTAAACTTTGAAGCAAAGTTTCATCTTCAG GTGCGTCGCAACGACTTCATCCAGGCGCTTGTGACGTTCTTCAACGTGGAATTCACGAAGTCTCACAAACGCCTCGGCTTCAGCACGGCTCCGGAAGCGCCATATACACATTGGAAACAAACTGTCTTCTACTTCGACGAGTATATGACG GTGAAGAAGGGTGAAGAGATCCTAGGGACGTTTTCGATGCGGCAGAACGCGCGCAACAACCGCGATCTGGACTTCGAGGTGGAAATCTCGTTCAAGGGCGAGCTCTGCCAGGTGCAGGAGAAGAACCACTATAGGATGCGTTGA
- the LOC123875272 gene encoding uncharacterized protein LOC123875272 isoform X1 has product MSSKLTVIVFVTFITIGYGLTPNNYDISRNKLNGGGIGYGQYGSGYPDGYPGGYPGGYPGQYPYRPEGPPGAHPGCPLCDSSVYSYCSYKHDHDSCCCDDNRYHPYSCRRTDCKFLYANSCKEYHLISNCCCVDVQKNAVPVAPLLAPVIAA; this is encoded by the exons ATGTCTTCCAAGTTAACTGTTATAGTATTTGTGACGTTTATTACCATTGGATAtg GTCTCACTCCGAACAATTACGATATCAGCAGAAACAAATTAAACG GAGGCGGGATCGGATACGGGCAGTATGGCAGCGGCTACCCGGATGGCTACCCAGGCGGGTATCCGGGCGGGTACCCGGGGCAGTACCCCTACCGGCCGGAAGGGCCGCCGGGCGCTCATCCCGGCTGTCCTCTATGCGACTCTTCGGTGTACAGCTATTGCTCGTACAAGCATGACCACGACTCATGCTGCTGTGATGATAATCGAT ACCACCCGTACTCGTGCCGGCGCACGGACTGCAAGTTCCTGTACGCGAACTCGTGCAAGGAGTACCACCTCATCTCCAACTGCTGCTGCGTCGACGTGCAGAAGAACGCTGTACCCGTCGCGCCACTCCTAGCGCCCGTCATTGCGGCTTAG